From one Microcoleus sp. FACHB-831 genomic stretch:
- a CDS encoding cysteine hydrolase family protein, whose product MVLISAQPYDYELPANGGLALLIIDMQRDFLESGGFGDALGNDVTRLRAIVPTLKQLLEAFRADKLPIFHTIEGHQPDLSDCPPSKRHRGRGELKIGDVGPMGRILVLGESGNAIIPELQPLPNETVITKPGKGAFYNTNLESLLHEQGITHLLVTGVTTEVCVQTTMREANDRGFECLLVEDATESYFPEFKQSTLDMIVAQAGIVGWTASTANVLQALEKWKS is encoded by the coding sequence TTAGCGCTGCTGATTATCGATATGCAGCGAGACTTTTTAGAATCAGGGGGCTTTGGTGATGCTTTGGGTAATGATGTGACGCGACTCAGAGCCATTGTCCCGACTCTCAAGCAGTTGTTGGAAGCCTTTCGAGCTGATAAACTTCCAATTTTTCACACCATTGAAGGACATCAACCGGACTTATCCGATTGTCCGCCATCGAAGCGGCATCGGGGACGGGGTGAGTTAAAAATTGGTGATGTTGGCCCGATGGGACGGATTTTAGTCCTCGGTGAATCGGGAAATGCGATTATTCCTGAACTGCAACCCCTCCCGAATGAGACAGTGATTACCAAACCCGGAAAGGGTGCATTCTACAACACCAACCTGGAGTCTCTTCTGCACGAACAGGGAATTACTCACCTACTGGTTACGGGGGTAACGACTGAAGTTTGCGTTCAAACCACTATGCGAGAGGCAAACGACCGAGGATTTGAATGTCTATTAGTTGAAGATGCCACCGAAAGTTACTTTCCAGAATTTAAACAATCCACGCTAGACATGATTGTTGCTCAAGCCGGCATTGTGGGTTGGACGGCATCAACGGCAAACGTTCTCCAAGCGCTGGAAAAGTGGAAGTCTTAG